In the Gorilla gorilla gorilla isolate KB3781 chromosome 1, NHGRI_mGorGor1-v2.1_pri, whole genome shotgun sequence genome, GCTGGCCCCCAGCCAGCTGCAGCGGTACCGGCAGGAGCTGGCCGAGCGTGCCCGCTTGGGCTACCCAAGCTGCTTCACCAACCTGTGGGCCCTCATCAGCGAGGCGCTGCTGCATGATGAGGTGCGGGGGCTGCGGCCTGGGGGCAGAGCCAGGGCAAGGGCTGGAGCTGGGGCTCGGTGCTGGACAGCAGGGTGGGAAaggccctgggcacccaggcagCTGTGGGTTTAGGTTCTACGCATCTTTCCCCAGCCCCATGATCACAAGCTCTCAGATCAACGGGAGGCCCTGAGTCATGGCCAGAACCCTCTGCCCATCTACTGTGCCCTCAACACCAAGGGGCAGAGCCTGACCACTTTTGAATTTGGGGGTGAGTGGCCCAAGAGCTGACACCTGTGCCCTTGCAGTTGGTGGAATAAGGGGAGACGGGGCCTGTGTGCAGATTGCAGATGTCATACCCACCTCTCCTGAGCCAGGTCCCGTGCTTTCTGGAGACCGGCACCCTACCAGGGTccctcagccctttgggaaggaGGCAGGGGCCTTAGGTCCCATACACAAAGCCCACGCCACAAGGCCTGGGCCTCCTGGTCCTCAGCTGCCCTAAAGCAAAACCCTgggtcggggtgggggtgggggtgcctaAGGGCTCTGCACCATGAGGCTGAGGGGTGGCCTCCTCACAGAGTGGTGTGAGTTCTCTCCCTACGAGGTCGGCTTCCCCAAGTACGGGGCCTTCATCCCCTCTGAGCTCTTTGGCTCCGAGTTCTTTATGGGGCAGCTGATGAAGAGGCTTCCTGAGTCCCGCATCTGCTTCTTAGAAGGTGAGGGGCACTGGCAGGCTGAGGAAGCTGGGCCGAGCAGGGAAAATGGGTCCTGGGTGAGAGGGCAGCCTCGGTCAGAAGAGTTTCCTGGGCCAGGACTGGCCATGGGGAAGGGTAGGGTTGGGACAAGAGTCGGGGGCCCTCTTCCCTCACGGCCGCTCTTTCAGGTATCTGGAGTAACCTGTATGCAGCCAACCTCCAGGACAGCTTATACTGGGCCTCAGAGCCCAGCCAGTTCTGGGACCGCTGGGTCAGGAACCAGGCCAACCTGGGTAAGTGCTCTGGCCCCTTCATAAGGGTGCCAAGGGGCAGCACCAGGGGGCGGGGGGTTCTCACCTCTTCCCACTCCAGGGTCACCACCAAGGTGGGGCTAAAGGTGCAGGAGTCCCCATTTCCCCACCTTGCCTGTGTAGACAAGGAGCAGGTCCCCCTTCTGAAGATAGAAGAACCACCCTCAACAGCCGGCAGGATAGCTGAGTTTTTCACCGATCTTCTGACGTGGCGTCCACTGGCCCAGGCCACACATAATTTCCTGCGTGGCCTCCATTTCCACAAAGACTACTTTCAGCATCCTCACTTCTCCACATGGAAAGGTACCTGCTTCTCTCCAAAGTCCTCCTGTGGCCACCTGAGCCTTGAGTCCCCAGTCCAGATACCCCTCACGGTCCACTCCCATTCTCCTGCTTTGAGCTTGATTCCCTGGACTACTTGGAACAGGGGTCTTTTTCTCCTTGTCTTGGGGACCCAGGGCCCACCTGCAGGGCTGTGGAGGTGTTGGTTCAGCAGGAGAGCAGGGACCAGAGGCCAGAGTCTCTCCTTCCAGCAGGAATCTGGTACCCTTGGTATCTGTTGACAATTTCTGCTCTCCCCAACCTTCCAGCTACCACTCTGGATGGGCTCCCCAACCAGCTGACACCCTCGGAGCCCCACCTGTGCCTGCTGGATGTTGGCTACCTCATCAATACCAGCTGCCTGCCCCTCCTGCAGCCCACTCGGGACGTGGACCTCATCCTGTCATTGGACTACAACCTCCACGGAGCCTTCCAGGTTGGGAAGGGTGGGCAGCCCACCAGGGAGGCGGTGGGTGGCCCCTGCCCCCTGAAGAGAGGGGCTTTGGAGTCCAGTGTCTGGTTCAGCTTCCTTTAGGAGCTGTGACTGGGACACTGGAATCTTAATTTGCCACCAGAGGAGCTCATTCTTTTCCGGAAGTTGGGAAGCTGGCGAGGTTCTCCTGGTATCTTGTAGCTGGGTCCCCTTTACTGACCTGCGAGGTGTggtcctgggcctctgggcccaCCTGCTGAATCTGCTTTGGCTCCCAGTGTCAGAACTGGAATGCTGGGAGTAACCCGGCTCTGTCTAGCCCCAGAGGAGCTGCCACTGAGGCCTGTCAGGTGTGGAGAGTTTTTTCCAACGACTGGCTTCATAGGCCCCACTGGAGACCGTTTTGGCATTCGAGCCCCAGGTCCTGTGCATCTTACGTCAGCCCCAGTGTTGAGGATGCCAGGGGCCCTGTCCCTCTGAAGCCCCTTCTGCCTGCCCTGCAGCAGTTGCAGCTCCTGGGCCGGTTCTGCCAGGAGCAGGGGATCCCGTTCCCACCCATCTCGCCCAGCCCCGAAGAGCAGCTCCAGCCTCGGGAGTGCCACACCTTCTCCGACCCCACCTGCCCCGTAGCCCCTGCGGTGCTGCACTTTCCTCTGGTCAGCGACTCCTTCCGGGAATACTCGGCCCCTGGTGAGCTGCTGTTCACCTCCCCATCCTGCTGCCCCAGTCCCCCACACCTCCTCCGTCCCCTGTGCCTCTCCAAACCCGTCTTCCCCACAACGTGTTCCCCATGCCAGGCTGCACTCTCTCCACAGGGGTCCGGCGGACACCCGAGGAGGCAGCGGCTGGGGAGGTGAACCTGTCTTCATCGGACTCTCCCTACCACTACACGAAGGTGACCTACAGCCAGGAGGACGTGGACAAGCTGCTGCATCTGACACATTACAATGTCTGCAACAACCAGGAGCAGCTGCTGGAGGCGCTGCGCCAGGCAGTGCAGCGGAGGCGGCAGCGCAGGCCCCACTGATGGCTGGGGCCCCTGCCACCCCTGACTCTCATTCATTCCTGGCTGCTGAGTTGCAGGTGGGAACTGTCATCACGCAGTGCTTCAGAGCCTCGGGCTCAGGTGGCACTGTCCCAGGGTCCAGGCTGAGGGCTGGGAGCTCCCTTGCACCTCAGCAGTTTGCAGTGGGGTAAGGAGGCCAAGCCCATTTGTGTAATCACCCAAAACCCCCCGGCCTGTGCCTGTTTTCCCTTCTGCGCTACCTTGAGTAGTTGGAGCACTTGATACATTACAGACTCATACAAATGTGAGGCGCTGAGACCATCTGTTATTACTGCTGAGAAGGGCCATGTCATTCTAGGCTCTTGGCTGTACATGGCAAGGGCTGGTACAGAGCTCGCTCATCAGTGTTCTTCCTTCGAAGAGCACATTCTCTGCACACATCTGCGTCTACCTGTGCTCAGAGTCACCGCTTCCAAGCAAGGAGGAGGCCACATGGGCCTGGGGTAGCCCTGGCCTTGCCCACCTGCTCTGCCGTAACACGTCTTCTCTTCACCCAGACAGGAATGCAGGGGGAGGCCAGGCAATGGCTGTTTCCTGCCACATGGTAGGACCCATCTAACCAGAAGGAACTGTCTATTCCAGAAGCTGGGCCTGGGGAACTGGGTTGAAGCAGCCACGGGAAGGAGCCCTTTTGCCTGTAGCCAAGTCTCATTCTGGTCCCTTAGATGTATCCTCGCTTGTGCCCCTGAAGTTTGGTGTTGCATTGGGGTTCACCTCAGGGATCAGACCTGTTGGGAAAACGGAATGAATTTAGTAGGGTATGGCCACCCCAGAATCTTCTCCAAACAAACACTGgtgcccctgccctcccctggaCCAGCCAGCCTCCTAGAATAAGCGTGGGAGTGGATTCCAGAGCTGACAGGCACTGCAGCCGCGACCACAGTGACGGGTGAGTGGGTGGGAATTGCCTCGACTCTCATAACCCAACTCTACGTCTGTCAGCTGGCCTAGCGACCCCAGCCCTGGGTTAGAGACAGCAGAAAAAATGGCTGTCCTGGTAGCCTcaggagccactgtgtccaggacAAGGCCTGTCCCGTCAGCAACACATCATCTAAATCATATGTTGGGCTCTGCAGGACTGGGAGCAGATGGTTACACTGGAGACCACAGCCGTGGCTGCCACCCCTCATGGTATGAGCCCTCCAGGCACACGGCTGTATATGCGTGTGCACATCTACGCACATCCTGGCATGGGGCCCATGCACGGAGGATTTGCCTGTCTCCGGTCCCTCCTCCACTTTCACCTAACCCCAGGTGTCCCCTCCCCCTGGAGAGCCTGAAGCCCTCTGGTTTGGAAGGGGAGATGTGGGTGAGGGGGGTTGAGCATTGAAATGATGCTGGGATCTACAAGGAGGGACTGAGGAGCCAGGTAAGAGCCACCTGCCCCCGCACATCCACCTTCGCATCTCCTCCCTGGCCTGCAGGCCGGGACATGCTGGCCCTCTCCATTGCCATGGAGTGGGGATTGGGGAAAGCAGGGGAGGACCAGGTAGAGAACGGGTTAGAACAAGGGTGGGGCAGGGTCTGGCCGTCCTGCCAATGTGCTGTGCcttggagaggggagaggagggaggaaagtgGAGTGCATGGGAAACAAACCCAGGCAGGCTCTCAGCACTGGGCAGAGGGAAACCTGGCTGTCCCTCCCACAAGCAGCCGAGTAGGAAGGGCACAGGGAGCCTGGGCAGCTTCGTCTACAGGGTCCCTACACCGGAGCATGGAGTGAGCCCTGGGAGGGGACCACTGTCGAGTCTGTGGAAATCTGGGCTTTGTGGCCTGGATTCCTCTCTCAGCTGAGAGTGGGCAGGGGCAGCTGAGGGTTCCAATAGCATTTCCCTACAGCCCAACAGAGTAAGTCTGAGGCCCAGAACCTCAGGCTTCAGAGGACAGCGCCTGCCAGCCACTGAAGCCCAGGGCTCCCCGCCCTGCTTCCCCCACCCAGGTGTCCCACCTGAGTAGACATCCAGGCCGGGCATCCTTGGTCGTGCACCCATTCGGAGAGCTGACAGGTTTGGCTTTGAGTTCTGGGCTCAGACTCGGCTGCAGAGCAAGGGAATGACCACTGTTAGCCCGGCCCAGACCATCTGCAGGCGCCAGGTCTGGCTGCTCCTTCCTCCAGCTTCTGGAGGCTCAGCACAGCCTTAGGCGGCCTGGCCATGCCAGGCCCTTCCCACGTGGGGGTGCGGGGCGGGCTGAGCACTTGTGGGCAGGTTTTTCCCCCATGCGTCCTGCCTCTTAGGAAACTCCTCACAGGCGAGTTAAGAAAGGCTGAGCTTTCTTAGGAGGTGGGGGATTCTGGAATGTCGAACAACTCAAGATCCCTTTGGGTTTCTGGGAAGACAGACGTGGGAGGAGAGTCCAGGGGAACCAGCGACAGAGCTAGGATCCCAGACACATTCCCTGAACACACTGTCCACACGGAGCCTCAGCAGAGCACGCTGACCACGGAAGAAAGTCCAAAGGGTTGTCTCTATATATTCCTCCAAGTAGAACCTGGCTTGCTTACTGTCTGCAAAACAACTCAAGGGTGGTGACATTCAAAGTTGTCTGAGGACTAGAAGGTTAGAGAAGCACCCAGATCAGACAGACCAGAGCCTGGAAAGCCCTTGGAGGAACACAGTCCATGAGGATTCTGGCAGGAAGGGCTTGGGGCAGTCTGAGTGGCAGACTCCAAAAGGGGCAGAACAGGACCAGGACACAGCTGGGGGTTCAAAACTGGCCCCGTCTCTGctaattagctgtgtgatcttgggcaagttgcgTAACCTCTCTAGGAcctaaattctttgagaaaaaacAGTAAGTCCCACTTCTTGGAGGTGAGAGATGCTAACTGTGAAACCTCCCTAGGATGCATAAAACACTAGGGGCCCAGGAGCTTGGGGCCCAGGGAGTCGGCCGCCCTCCCCACATCCTTCCCCTGAAGCCCGCCTGCAGTGCTGCCCAGGGCTCGCCACCAGCTCTCAGCCTGCTCTTCAGACGGTGCCGCAAACAGGATCTCTGCCCCACTGGTCAGCCTGGCACCCACACAGTCACAGGTCAAACTCCACTGTCCCTTTGGGGACCCCCATGCCTCCAGCCCCCGCTGAGCCAGGTGGCTGCTGGGGGCGATGCCACAGTCCATGTCTCTCCGCTCACCTTAAGGAGAATGTGTGTTTCCTGCCATGGCGGCCCCGCAGCCTCTCACACCGGGCTCCCGTGAGGTCAAGGAGGGCTGTGGAAGCTACTTTCTGAGGAGAGATGAGAGGCAGGGGTCACTGCGGCCATCTCAGCTTTTCCCTGTGGGGTCCCTCTGTCCTGGGGCCCCTCTGCCTTGTTTCCCAGCACCCTGATGTCTGTATCTCCCCTACCCCACCTGGTACCTCCGCTGCCATCCTCTCATCCAGAACAGGCTCAGAGAGCTGCCCTGCAAGGTCCCGCGGCAGCTGTCCCAGGAGCTCGAGCTAGGCTGTGGAGAGGAGGTGGGAAGGTCGCATGAGCCACACACAGGAAGCCAGAGCTAGGGCCTGTCCACGCCTCACCGTGTGTGTGGAGCTTCCCAGGAAAAGCAGTGGATTGGACCAAAGTCCCCATGGGGAAAGGGAAGCCACAGAGGGGCTCTGACGGGAAACCAAGCGGAAGGGGAAGAGCAGATGGGGAGGAGGAATCCCAGCACCTCCTGGGGGGGTGGGTAGGTGGGGGCGGtggcagaagctgggaagggtccCAAGGAGCCAAACTGCCTGGACAGCATGGTGGGGGGTGGCATCTGCCCAAGTTCACAGTGCAAGGGTGCCAGGCCCAGATGGCTCTTCGAGCCACTCAAGTGCTGCTGCAAGTGGGAAGCTGCCTGGAGAAGGAATCTCCAGGCACTTACCTGCCTCCCGCCAGGCAGCAGGTGCTGCTTGAACTCCAAAGACCCCTCCATGGTGGGGGTACCCTTTGCATCCTGAAAATGCAAGATGCGGCCCAGAAATGTCAGGACCAGCACCCTCAGGAAGGTGGGCAAGGCACCCACTGCCCCCTGCTCTCTTTATtcctcccatccaagtactaaccaggcctgaccctgcttagcttctaaGATCAGATGAGATCGGgcatgttcagggtggtatggctgtagacaGCCATCTTTATTCCTAATGACCTTCAGCTCCTGTGCCCGGGCTCCCAGCACTGGCTCCAGGGTGTGGGCCCTCAcccccacagccccagccccagccccactgcATGCTCCAGGGAGACCACGGCGGGGGTGCCTGCAGCCCCATGGGGACACCTGCCTGGGGGTCCCTCGTCTCAGCCAGCTGTGCTCCTAGCCCCTGGTGTCCAGAGGGCCTCCACTGACAGGATGTCAGCGAGCTGCCAGCTCTCCCGGGCTTCAGTTCCTGTGGCTGCAGCAGGAGCTCCTGTTCCATCTTGGGGAGTGGGCAAGGTGAGCCAGGTCAGGGAGACCAGCCACACCTCGGGTTCCCGTCtatctcccctcccccagccctcccgGTCAGAGGGGCCTGCCTCCCCGTCACTAGCTCTTTCAGCTTTGGCTCTGGAGGCTCACACCCAGTCCACAATGGTGCCTCTCCCACCACTGCAGCTGGCCAGGGAAAGGAGCAGGTAAGGCAGGGCCGGGTGAGGGCTCAGTGCCCTGGGAGACACTGACTTGCAGGCTGAGAGGGACTGTTCCCCCACCAGCCCTCAGCCCCTAGCCGAGGCAGTCGGCACCTCTGTCTTCTGCATTTGGGCAAACTTCTCTTCCTGGGCTGCCAGCAGCTTTTCTAAGTCCTGGTGTCTCTGCAGCAGCAACTCCACATCTGAGGCTGAGTGCTGGGGAGAAGCATGTTCAGGTGAGGCCCAGCTTGAGGggtgcccagagcctggtagccaGCTAAGGGGCAGGACCCCCACTCACCCCATAGTCGGGCTTCAGCAGGAGGCCCTCCCGGCAGGCCAGCCAGGCCTCAGCCTGCTCCAGCCTCTGCCGAAACTTGTGCAGGCCCCAGCTCTCGGCACAGCGTTGCCAGCGCAGGGCCCAagcctcctccagctcctgcagCCGCCCTTCCAGCTCCTGCAGGCACTCTGTCAcctggtggggaggggctgctatGGGTGACAGCTTGGGTAGGGCTCCCAccatgggcagggcagggcagggctggagagCCAAGTGTTAATGGAAGTGCAGAGGGAAGGCTGTGAGACCTGCAcctgccccttcccagcctctctccCTGCCTGCGCCCAGCCTTCCTTTCCCGCTGGTTTCCATGCCTGTGAGGGGCCCTGAGGCCCTGGGCAATCAGGCTGCATCCCCAGCCCAACCCCAGGCCCACCCTCTGAGTTCACACCTCCGCGGACATGAAGTGGCTGTTGTCCACCTGCTGCTGTCCTTCCTGCCGCAGGTCCTGGGCTTGAAGGCGGCACTCCCTGATTTCTTGCCCCAGCTCTTCATGCTGCCCAAGGAGCTGCTCAGCCCCCGCCACGTCCTCAGCCAGCTCCTGCCTCTCCTGTGCCCATGCTCTGTGGGGCAGGGAAGGGAGCTGTTGTCAGGGCTggctggggagcaggggagggagggtCCAGCTCCCCCAAGAGCCAGgatacccccaccccacagggtAGAGCTGAGCCGGCAGCTGAGGTAGGACACCTACAGCAGTTCCTGGCAGCGCCCGAGGAAGGCATGGCCCTGTGCAGCCTGCACCAGCCGCTGGCCTCGCTCCTGGGCCTTCGCCTGCAGGGTGGCCCAGGCCTCCTGCACCTTGGCCAGGCCCCCCGGAGCTGCAGGATGTAGCTGGCCCAGTCGGCAGGCCTCCGTCTGTACCCGTGCCACCTCCTTCTCCATAGCTTCCAGCTCTCTCTGCAACCAGAGCATGAGATCAGGCCTCAGTCCCCCCACTGAGCCGATGCGTGCTCTGCATTCAGGAGCACCAGGCCTCTCTGAGGAACCACCTCCACTCTGCTGCACAAGCTGGGCCAAGTCCTAGGGCCCCTCGGGGAAGGATCTGGGTTTCTGgagaggaggctgaagcaggctggggtgggagggctgAGATAGGTCCCCTCAGCCACCGCCTTCGGGCAGGGGCTCAGACAGGCAGGCTGCAGGGCGTGGGCCTCACCTCCAGGCGCCTGTGCTGTTGCTGCAGGGTCCGCACAGATGACAGGCTGTGGCCTCCGTCCTCTCCCTTCATCAGGGCCGTCTTCTCCTGCATTCTTCCTTGGAGCTCAGCCGCTGCCTGCTGAAAGCTGTGGACCTCATGGGCTGCAGCCAAGTtctgggagaggagaaaggacCTCCTCAGGGCTGTTCTCTGCTCCCAGGATTCCTTTCTCCCTGGAGACATGGCCTTCTGGGCCACCTCCTTTTGAACAAGGAGGACCACGGGGCTTGATGTGTCCCCAGGTACAGAAACCATCCTCCATGCTGCAGCCCTCAGTGAACGTGGTGATATGGGTCTGCGGCAggccagggggtggggagggtggggacaGGAGAGGGCCTCGTGTGCATCTCAGGGAAAGGCAGACGCGAGGTGTTGGGTCCACGTGAGGGAGCAGGCCGGTTCTCGGGGATCTGGCTGACTCTGGCAGTACCACCTGCAGTGCCTCTCATGGGGCTGGGGGACAGGGTCAGCTCAGGAGGCAGCCCCAGCCCAGGACCTACAGAGATGGAATATCCTGGGCTGCAGCCAATTCCTGGAAGAAAGCTGAGCAGGTGAGGGAGAAGGCGcattcacttgaggccagcagggtGTGTGTCTTGTTGGAACCAAAGCCTGTGGTAGGGAGGGCTTAGAGGGATTTTTTGAAGACTCTGACACCCCTTAGCTCGGCCCGGCCTGTGGTCACATACCTCTGTGCGGGCTTTTATTGCTTGGTCCAACCTCTCCCAAGCGGCCTCAATGCGGCTCCTCTGGGCTTGGATGTGGGGATAGCGCCTGGGTGCACCCCGCTCCAGGGTGCCTGCCAACTTCCTCAGGGCATACACCTTGGCCTGGCCCAGGCTCTGCACTTCCTTTCTGAAGGCATCAAACTTCTCTTCCAGCACCTGCAAAGGTGTGAGGCCCAGCAGGGTCACTCGAGATGGTATCATGAGCTCTCAAAGCTCATGAAGAGCTCAGCAGACTCTGATGGCTCTGAAATCCCTCAGCCCAGGTTCTGGAACCATCGGGATCCTCCCTAGGACACCCTCTCCAGGCTCCTTTCTGCTGACTCCCCAGCAACCTTTTCATCCCAAGGcaggccttcctcagcctctgcccaCTCCCCGTGAGGTTTGCTCAGGAGTGACTCACCTTGACACCCTCCAGGTCCTGCCCGTAGTCCTGGGACTCGGCGGTGGCCGCCTTGGTGGTCAGCCAGGCGTTGAGGAGCAGGGTCTCTCGCTCCAGCTGGTGTAGCTGCAGCTGCTCCTGCAGGCCGtgctccctggcctctgccctccGCAGCAGCTCTGCGTGGGCCTCCCGAACTGCCTGCAGCTGGGCTAGCACCTTGGGGCTGTGGGAAGAGAGCGACAGTCTGGACTGTAGCCCTTCCTTTCCAGGCTGGAGCAGTCTCCTGCCATCTCTGTAGAGGGCTTCTCTCTGCTCCTTCCCAGATGGTGTGGCTCCCGCCCACCTTTCTGGGTTCTTCCTGCTCTCCAGGAGTGCTGCCGTCTGCTGCAACCGCTCGATGCGTGGGCTGAACGCTTCCAGGTCTCTCTTGGTGGCCTCCAGCCGCCGCAGAAGGGCCTGTGTGGCTTCAGCACTGTGGCCCATGTCCTCGCTGTCCAGGACACGGCCCCGCTCAGCCAGCCAGGATCCCGCCTCCGGGAGCTGGGGGTGACAGAGTGGAGATCCGTTTTCCCGGGGCACCCTCCAGGGCTCAGGATTTACAGCCACGATTCTCAGCCTGGCTGCACAGgggaatcacctgggagctgtCATGCTCCCTCGGCCTGGCCCCACTCCTAAGCAGCCTCATCTGGTCCGGAACACAGCCAGAGCGGCAGTGTTTTGTAAAGGGTCCAGGTGATTGTTTTTTTTCCATgcaaaatagacattttattCTTGGTTCACAGGCATAGATTTTGTCACTTAAAACCAAGTTTTAGCAAATATTCCTTGCAGTGTTTCTCCCTTTCATTTATTAGCCTATTTACTTCATTTActtcagtttttcttcctttacaattgTATTCACCATTCTGAAGTAAGAGCTATAATCGTCCAAGTGAAGgttccaggtgattctcatgtaaagccctggttgagaaccactgatctagagggaaaaaagacaaaagccaACCCAGCCAGCAGCTGTGTTCTGGGAAACATGTGGAAGGAAGCCCTTGGGGGCAGGAGACCACTGAGTGGAGGAGACGAAAGGTGCCCAGGCCAGGAGCCCCGGAGTTACCTCCCGGCCGCACTCGCCCTGTGTTCCAGGCCTGCCCGCTGTGCCCTGCCCATCAGTCCCCTCACCTCAGTCAGAAACTGCTGGGCCTCCTGAGCCTGCTGCAGCAGAAGCCGCCTCCGCGCCGCCTCTGCCCGCAGGTGGGCCATGGCCTTCTCCAGCTGCTGCACCCGGGCGGCCACCTCGTGGGCGGCAAAGTGCCCAGCCTGCACCAGCTTGTGCCCAGTGCCCAGCACCACCCGGGTCAGAGCCTCGTGGCTGCTCATCTCACTCTCCAGGTTCTGTGGGgtaggaggcaggaggatgcggATGTTGCTGACCCTTGGGGGACTCCCACAGTTGTGCTTGAAGTTTCACGGGACCCCACTAACTTGTCCCCAAGGAGTTCCCTGTCCCCATGACTCCCAAAGAATCCAGGGCATCCCAAAAGCCCCCACAGGCAGAGAGTTCCTGGCTGGGCCACAGAGAGTGCCATTTCCTTGGCTGAGAAGCCCTGCTCACGTGCGAGGCCGGCCCTCCCCGGGTGGGCCCACACCTGGTGCTGCTCCTGCAGGTGCTGCACTGCACTCAGGCTCTGGCCATAGTCCTGGGCAGCGGCCAGAGGCAGCTTCTCCTGCACCCAGGCCATTTCCTCGTCGGCGTCCCTGAAGAACTTCAAGAGGAGGCTCCGGGCCTCCAGGGCCGTCCTGCGCTCCTGCAGGGGCTCCCTCAGGCTCTTGAACCTGCAGTGGTGGAGGGTGGGACCAAGGGAGGCAGGGACCAGGGTGTCAGTATTAGGGATACCTGGTGACACAGATCACCCAGCTGTGGCCCTCACCATGGGCAAGGGGAGAAAGTGAGAAGACATCAGTtaagagggcaggggtgggggtccctCCAGGAAGGCAGGGAAGAGAAGCTGAGGGCACAGGTGGATCTACCTCTGAAGCAGCCGCCGGGCCTGCTCTTCCACATCTTGGGCAAGGCAGTGGCCTTCCCTCACAaaggcctgggcctggcccagcagTGCCTCAGCCTGCCTGGCCTTCTTGTCCACTGCTGCCTCCAGCTCCCTCTGTGTGCCCAGGAGCTCGCCCACCCCAGGCAGGGCCTGGCCCACAGTGGGGGCTCTCAGCTCAACCTCGATGGGCTCCAGCCAGTTCTCCAGTTCCTCCATGCTCCGCCGCAGACGCAGGGCCTAGGGTAGAAAGTGAGGTAGGCAGGAGGGGAGTGGCCTGgagcccggccagccacccctcGGCCTGCACAACCTCACCTCGCAGGCCTTCTGGGGCTTGGCCACCTTCTTCTGGGAGTTGTCTTGCAGCTCACCCCAGAGTGCTCCCAGCTCCTCCAGTCGCTCCTGGATGGCCTCCGAGGCTGGGTGGCCCCCCTGCAGCAGCCTCTGTCCCTCCTGCAGCCACAACATGAAACACACCTTGTGGACTCAGGACTGCCAGTACCAGGGCACTGGTGTTGACTCTGAGCACCAGCACTAGAGCTGCAGAGTCCCTGCGGTCCAGCTGCGTGATCTTGAGCGACTTTCTTtacctaagcctcagtttcctcatccgtatcatagagaaaataatggttattttgtttaaatgagataagtcatataaaatgcttagcaggGTGACTTATATCAGAGGGAGCCAGCCTGGGGTCAGGACCTGCCTTTGCAGGTAGAaaagagaatgttttaaaaagtgctatgctgggcacagtggctcattcctgtaatcccggcactttgggaggctgaggcaggtggactg is a window encoding:
- the LOC129529226 gene encoding cytosolic phospholipase A2 beta isoform X1; amino-acid sequence: MAVAEVSRTCLLTVRVLQAHRLPSKDLVTPSDCYVTLWLPTACSHRLQTRTVKNSSSPVWNQSFHFRIHRQLKNVVELKVFDQDLVTGDDPVLSVLFDAGTLRAGEFRRESFSLSPQGEGCLEVEFRLQSLADRGEWLVSNGVLVARELSCLHVQLEETGDQKSSERRVQLVVPGSCEGPQEASVGTGTFRFHCPACWEQELSIHLQDAPEEQLKVPLSALPSGQVVRLVFPTSQEPLMRVELNKEAGLRELAVRLGFGPCAEEQAFLSRRKQVVAAALRQALQLDGDLQEDEIPVVAIMATGGGIRAMTSLYGQLAGLKELGLLDCVSYITGASGSTWALANLYEDPEWSQKDLAGPTELLKTQVTKNKLGVLAPSQLQRYRQELAERARLGYPSCFTNLWALISEALLHDEPHDHKLSDQREALSHGQNPLPIYCALNTKGQSLTTFEFGEWCEFSPYEVGFPKYGAFIPSELFGSEFFMGQLMKRLPESRICFLEGIWSNLYAANLQDSLYWASEPSQFWDRWVRNQANLDKEQVPLLKIEEPPSTAGRIAEFFTDLLTWRPLAQATHNFLRGLHFHKDYFQHPHFSTWKATTLDGLPNQLTPSEPHLCLLDVGYLINTSCLPLLQPTRDVDLILSLDYNLHGAFQQLQLLGRFCQEQGIPFPPISPSPEEQLQPRECHTFSDPTCPVAPAVLHFPLVSDSFREYSAPGVRRTPEEAAAGEVNLSSSDSPYHYTKVTYSQEDVDKLLHLTHYNVCNNQEQLLEALRQAVQRRRQRRPH